The Pseudorca crassidens isolate mPseCra1 chromosome 16, mPseCra1.hap1, whole genome shotgun sequence genome includes the window CTTCTTTGCAATTATATCTCATGGTGACTTGCCTAGATTTTTCCTCTCAGAATATGAAAAGACTCCAAACTATATAAAAATGCTGGTAAAAATAgccatttactttttcttttttgctgcagTGATTCTGTTTGGAAAGAACAGGGGCATGGTTAAAGATATAAAGCTTGTTGACAAGCCAAATTAAATGAAACGGGCTCAATGTTGCAATTCCTGATTTTTGTTCCTATAATAGAATTCTTCGTTTTGGAGGATGAAAGAGAATACTGGctaaagacatttttctaaaatctAAATGAACTGTGGTCGAAGTTACTTAAATACAGAAGCTGTGATATTTGTGCTGCAGGCAATAAACTTTCACCACTGACATAAAAACATGCATGCAGCTTGCAGATTGCCAACAGGGTCTGTACAGAATCATACTGATGAATGGAGTTCACAATATAGGTGAACAAGGGGACACTGTAACATgagcaacagaaaagcaaaagacaaCTGCCATGGGGTTGGTCTTTTGTCCCGTAAGATTTATTTTATACGTGTATTAAGGTGTTGTCAAAACTATCCTTTTCAACGAGGCTGTCGGTGGTGGAAAGCGTGTCTTGGAATGTGTTCTCTTTACACCTCTGAATGAAGTGTCAGTCATCAGGGGACTGGTGTGTGTGCAGAGCATAGAGTGGAACACAACAGGACAGCCTGACAAATCCCAAACAGAACAGACAGCTCATGATTCCACTCCCTACATTAGGGTCCTTAAAAGAGCTGCAAAGAGAAATTTTGGTAAGCTTCCAACCACATGCATTTAGCAAGCTGCATTCCCATTTGCACGCCTCATCTCTGAAAACTCCTTAAGGTGAGGAACAGTGGAGAAATCTGCCTCCTGCctgttttatctatttatttattcatttatgtacttattttagAAATGTGGAGGCTAGAAGAAATTGACAGTGAAACCTCTAGTCTGATTTTTACAGAGAAGAGTTTCAGAGACAAGGCTTCAGGTCTAAAACTTTGTATTTTTACTGTCTCCTTGCATTTTGCAGTTGTCTACTTGCAGCATTTTAACCCTTCAACAGTTTTCCCTAGGCTTGCTTTACTGTAATTCAAACACCTCTGGAAACTGCTCGTGGTGCTGCTTTAACAGAGCACCATCTTTCAGTAgttttctgcagttttctttttaagctaGGCATTGTTTTAAGGCTGTCCCTAAGTGTTCTGTAATCAAGTCCTCACCTAAAATCAGTTCAGGCTCCAAGTACCTGGGATCATTCACTTTTTCCTTGATTTCCCAATGAACTGCAAACCTTCTAGGACTATAGATTCGGTCTTGCCAGGAGAATAACAGCCGATGGGAAGGATTACTTATGAAAGAAGTTTTGTCTTAAAACAAGTGTGACATTAATGGAATCAATAAAGGGTCTTATACAATAGGCGTTAAATTAAAGCAGAGTTCAAGCTTCACATTGATTGTGGTATTTAAATTTCAATGGGTTAATTATGTATGAAAGTAAAATGACCAGTATTATGAATGTACTAAAACGGACAGGGAAGGACCTTGCCagcaaagggagagggagaggggtagGGAGAGGGGCACCACATTCCCTTTATAGTCACCAGAGTTCAATAAAGCACCACTTATTTCTCAGCTTTTAAGAGCGCTTTTATCACAATGGTTCATACCTCACACTCCCTGGAGCCCGATTTGTTATAGGTGCAGGGTCCCGTCCCATTCAGCAGCATCTCGCTGGTCTCCGTGTTGGTGGGTTTATAATCTACATAAAATTCCTGCGTGCTGGGAGTCATTTGCTTtagggactgtcttttctttttcctgtgccTTCGCATGAGGGAGCGCTGCTGCAGCTGCTTCATGCTGGCAGGGTACCGCTTCCACGACACATAGATAACAAGAAGGATGACGAGCACAGACAGGAAAAGGGCCACGCTCCCTGCGATGATTTTATGGAAAGAGATGTGCTCAGTGTCAGCATCGGTCTCTGGGCCAGGCTCCGTGGCTCCCACTGTGGGGGGCAAAGGGGGTTTGCTCTCATGCTTCGGCCTGGGGAGCTTGGGCTTAAATGTCGGCTTTGGGAGAGCCCTGGCCAGATCAAACCTCTCCGTGGTACTTTTGCCACAGATGCTGTAGTTCTTCACTGCATCGATAACATTTACTCCTTGCAGCTCTTTGGGACTGGCACAGATAATTGTATTCTCCCTcagtcctttaaaatttttcagccaGTTTACCAGGGAACAAATATTTCTGCTGCATTCCCATATATTCCCGGCAAGACTGATGTCATTGAGGGATATCCAAGAATCCAAAATCTCTTGACCAATAAATGTGAGCTTGTTGGAATCCAGGTTGAGGCGCTGCAGATTTGGGACACACTGGAAAACACTAGGTCCACTAAAAGCTTCGATCTCATTGCCTGATAAATCAAGCCTTTGTAATGAACTCCAGGTCCAGGACATGGTCTGTCCTATGACACTGATTTTATTCCACTGCAAGTAAAGGTTCTGAAGGCTCACCAACCTTGGAAAAAGGGCCAGATTGAGCTTAGAAAATTGATTGTGCTCCAGGTGAAGTTCTTTGAGTCTGATCATGCCTGCAAAGACATTCCTGGCTAAACTTCGGATCCGGTTATATCCCAGGTCCAAAAGTTCCAGGTTGCGGCAGTCTTGGAATATTCGCACGGGGATGTTTCTCAGGGAATTAGATCGTAAATGTAAACTCAGCAGCTTTCGCAGACCCCGAAACTGTTCAGATCCCAGAGAATGCAGCTGATTATAGGACAGATCCAAGTTCCGTAAATTTGTCACAGGTCTGAAGGTATTGTTGAGAAAATAGGAGATTCTGTTGGAACTCAGAATCAACTCTTTGAGTCTGCGTATTCCATTAAAAGCATTCTCATCAATATTGCTGATGTGGTTATGGTCAAGGTACAGCCAGGTGAGCTGGTTGAGCCCTTTAAATTGATTATACTTAAGTTTTTGAAGGCTGTTATAGCGAAGGGACAAACCTAAGCAACCAGCAGATATACTTGAGGGTATCTCCTGTAATTTCTGAGATTCACAATATACCATTTTGCCTTCACACCTACAGCCCTTAGGGCATCCTCGTTCGGCAGAAGAAAGCATTGTCAGTAAGACAGTGGGGGCTATAACCAGTGCTACAGCTGATCCGCTCAGTAGCCTAATTACATTGaaacctggaaataaaaacaacttagAAAAGTtatccccccaaaaaaggaattcatttattttttaatcaagcaaaaataagcatgtattttctcttttagaaatttaaatctAGATAAAAACATTTAACATCAAATAGCATCTCCTTATAATTTAAAGAGAAATgtctttaggctttttttttttaatagttaagcAAGGAAACATGGCAACTAAGCAATCGAATTTATAGTCTTAGAGCAGAGCAAGGTAATCTCTACAACAATTAAGGCAGAATTAATTTACAGATtagtggattttttgtttttgtttttttaagaaggaaagaagaaaaatgacaaaacataCCCATCCTTTGTATTGTTCAAAGGTCGTCCTTAGGTCTTTGCTTTGGCTTAGGGGGCCACTTGCATGACAGCCCCTGTCAGCTGCACTGTAGTGAGTCAGGGCTCGCTGACACCCAGGAAGAAAAATTGGACCCCTTGGGAGATGGACCGATTTTGGAACATTATTCTTTGCCAGCCAC containing:
- the LRRTM3 gene encoding leucine-rich repeat transmembrane neuronal protein 3, producing MGFNVIRLLSGSAVALVIAPTVLLTMLSSAERGCPKGCRCEGKMVYCESQKLQEIPSSISAGCLGLSLRYNSLQKLKYNQFKGLNQLTWLYLDHNHISNIDENAFNGIRRLKELILSSNRISYFLNNTFRPVTNLRNLDLSYNQLHSLGSEQFRGLRKLLSLHLRSNSLRNIPVRIFQDCRNLELLDLGYNRIRSLARNVFAGMIRLKELHLEHNQFSKLNLALFPRLVSLQNLYLQWNKISVIGQTMSWTWSSLQRLDLSGNEIEAFSGPSVFQCVPNLQRLNLDSNKLTFIGQEILDSWISLNDISLAGNIWECSRNICSLVNWLKNFKGLRENTIICASPKELQGVNVIDAVKNYSICGKSTTERFDLARALPKPTFKPKLPRPKHESKPPLPPTVGATEPGPETDADTEHISFHKIIAGSVALFLSVLVILLVIYVSWKRYPASMKQLQQRSLMRRHRKKKRQSLKQMTPSTQEFYVDYKPTNTETSEMLLNGTGPCTYNKSGSRECEIPLSMNVSTFLAYDQPTISYCGVHHELLSHKSFETNAQEDTMETHLETELDLSTITTAGRISDHKQQLA